A section of the Piliocolobus tephrosceles isolate RC106 chromosome 14, ASM277652v3, whole genome shotgun sequence genome encodes:
- the LOC111537209 gene encoding heterogeneous nuclear ribonucleoprotein A1-like: MAKSESPKEPEQLRKLFIGGLSFETPDESLRRHFEQWRMLMDCMVMREPNIKCSRDFGFVTYATVEEVDAAMNARPHKVDGRGVEPKRDISREDSQRPGAHSTVKKIFVGGIKEDTEEHHLRDYFEQCGKLEVIEIMTNRGSGKKKCFAFVTFDDHDSVDKTFIQKYHTVNGHNCEVRKALSKQEMASASSSQRGRSGSGNFGGGRGGGFSGNDNFSREGNFSGHGGFGGSHGGGGYGGSGDGYNGFGNDGSNFGSGGSYNDFGNYNNQSSNFGPMKGGNFGGRSSGPYGGGGQYFARPRNQGGYGSSSSSSSYGSGRRF; the protein is encoded by the coding sequence ATGGCTAAGTCAGAGTCTCCTAAAGAGCCAGAACAGCTGAGAAAGCTCTTCATTGGAGGGTTGAGCTTTGAAACACCTGATGAGAGCCTGAGGCGCCATTTTGAGCAATGGAGAATGCTCATGGACTGTATGGTAATGAGAGAGCCAAACATCAAGTGTTCCAGGGActttgggtttgtcacatatgccaCTGTGGAGGAGGTGGATGCAGCCATGAATGCAAGGCCACACAAGGTGGATGGAAGAGGTGTGGAACCAAAGAGAGATATCTCAAGAGAAGATTCTCAAAGACCAGGTGCCCACTCAactgtgaaaaagatatttgttggtggcattaaagaagacactgaagaacatcacctaagagattattttgaacagtGTGGAAAACTTGAAGTGATTGAAATCATGACTAACCGAGGCAGTGGCAAGAAAAAGTGCTTTGCCTTTGTCACCTTTGACGACCATGACTCTGTAGATAAGACTTTCATTCAGAAATACCATACTGTGAATGGCCACAACTGTGAAGTTAGGAAAGCCCTGTCAAAGCAAGAGATGGCTAGTGCTTCATCCAGCCAAAGAGGTCGAAGTGGTTCTGGAAACTTTGGTGGTGGTCGTGGAGGTGGTTTCAGTGGGAATGACAACTTCAGTCGTGAAGGAAACTTCAGTGGTCATGGTGGCTTTGGTGGCAGCCATGGTGGTGGTGgatatggtggcagtggggatggctataatggatttggtaatgatggaagcaattttggaagtggtggaagctacaatgattttggcaattacaacaatcagtcttcaaattttggaccCATGAAGGGAGGAAATTTTGGAGGCAGAAGCTCTGGCCCCTATGGCGGTGGAGGCCAATACTTTGCAAGACCACGAAACCAAGGTGGCTATGGCAgttccagcagcagcagtagctatggtagtggcagaagattttaa